TTGATCATTGCTTTCTGGAATAAAGATGGAGCTGTTTtcaacccaaatggcatgaccTTCCATTGGTAATGTCGGTCAGGAATGCAGAAACCGGTTTTTGGCCTCTCTTCTGGTTTTGTTTCTAACTGCCAAAATCCAGCTTTAAGatcaaatttgaaattttttttgctTGGGGTAATTTTTGGAAAAGAACTTCTTTTTTTGATAGTGGAAATTTGTCATCTGTAAGGAAATGGTTAAGATGTTGGTAATTGATAACTAACCGCAATTTTCCACGTACTTGTTCTGCTCTTTTGTTGACATAAAATGCTTCACAAGCCCATGGGGAGGTTGTTGGCTCAATTAGGTTTTCTTTTTGTAGCTGGTCAATTTCTTGGAGAGCTAGAGTGTAATGATCTAGGTTCATTCCTATATGACTCGCCTTTGTTGGGTTGACATCTTCATTCTTTTTAAATGGCAAGGTGATAAAAAATTCAGGTTTTCGCCATAATAGAGAGGTGCATTTTGTGAGAAATTCAGAGTGGGATTCTGCACATGAGGTTTTGGCTAGGCTATCGCTTATGGGATGAAGGATTTCATAAGAATAAAGGTGAGGGGTTGATGTCCATGGTAACAAATGATTTTTGTGTTTGAGGCCTTTCGGATGCCATGATACTCTTCTAAGACTATGTAGGACATCAAAACCAAGTATGAAGTCTTTTCCAGGAAGATCAGACCCATATACCTTAGTTTTCAGTGTGTAACCCGAAAATAGTTGAATGTAGATCGGCTTACTCTTAAGAGATATGTAGAAAACCTGTCCATTTCCTGCCTTAAATGCTACAGAGCATGTCTCCCAATGTGATGATGGGAGAATACTCGGTTTGATTATGGAGGATGCAGCTCCAGTATCAAAGTATGCAATAACAAGTATTGGTTTGTCATATTTATTTGGGAAAATATAAATTTTTGTGTTTGGGGAATAGATCAAACTTGACAAACTGATCGGTAATACCTTCATCATAGTCAGACTCTTGGTCTGACTCCTCGGATGATTCCTCCCCAGGTTCCATTCCCATTGCCAAAATGGTGTCATCCGTTGGTTCATCATCAAGGGAGAAGATGGACTCAACATCGGCATCATCAATATCTTCAATTTGTGCCAGATATCCCATAAGATTatctcttttctttttgtttaggCAATCTTTTGCATAATGCCCTTTCTTTTTGCAAATATAGCACCGATCTGATTTCTTGAACCCTCTCTGTTTTTTCTTTCTGAAAAATTTCCATTTTTTGTTTCCAGATAATCGGGGAAATCTTTTCTTCCAATTCTTTTTGTAACCTCTGTGTTTTCGTTCTTCTGAGGATGTGCATCCACAGTTTTTAGGTTTGCACTTAATGGAGAGCTCAGGGTGATCACATGCTTTTCCCAGAAGTTTTCCTTGTTCTTGTAGTTGTTTGAAAAACTTCTGATGGTTACATAGTTTTTCAAGAGCTGCAAGTGATGTTTGATAGAGTTCTCCTAGTGTGGCAATATTCAGGGGTATGTTTTTGAGGGAGAATTGCCTAGCGGTTTCGTTTCCCAATGGTTTTGGAAGGGAATTTAGATAAGCTTGCTTGAGGTTTACATCATCCATTCCTCCAAGAGCATAAAACCGCTTGGACATTATTTCATAATGTCGTTCAAGATCTTTTCTCATGAATGAACAACATTTCATACTGACGAATTCTTCTCTTGCTTGAGTCGTGTAGTGATCCCAAGCACCCATGAATTCATTATGGATGTTTCTAATGAAAGCGTCAACTGTGGAGGACTGTCGGATTTGCAATTGTCTATAACCTCCAAGACTAATCCACCATTATCGCAGACGACCATAAAATCTTGAGACTAGTCTATCTATTACTGTTGTAAGTTGAGCTCCAGGGTAAAGAAGTTGTTCGGTACACCAGGCATGCATCTCATAAATCTCGTCTCTCCATTTTGAAGGTGGAATATTATCAAAGGAGAAACCATGGCCTGGTATATCTTGACTTTCAGGGTTCTAACCTAGCGAGGGATGAGTTCCAGGTCTTTCAGTTCCTTCTGGATTCTCTGTATCACTCTCAACGACTTATTCAACTTGAGTTGGTTCAGCCATCATAAATTCTGGCAATAAAACCTCGTCTACTAAACATTTAGACATAGGCTTCTTTATTTTGGGATTGGCTATTTTTGTTAGAAAGGAAGATATGGGATTATGGTATTCCATCATGAATTGTGAGGCGTCTTCTAGAGTTTGAGTTGTAGAAGGTTCAGTTTGGGTTATTGTAAATGTTTTTCCTTCATCAGTTGATGTTGACTGCCTCTTTTTTGTGACATGTCCTTCCTCCGAAATTTTTGTTGGAAGGAAAGATGATGCTCCGAAAGGATTTGATTCTGGAGGTAGTATTAGAAGGGGTTGTGGATGTTTTTCAAAAGGTGGTGTATAAACTGGGTATAGAGTGAATATGTCACTGGGCATATTTGTTGGTGTTTTTGGATTTTGTAAGGAGGATAACTGTGCTTTTAGGTATTTTAATTCGGCCTCCTTTTGGGAAATAATTGGAGATGCTACAGAGACTGTCGTTGCAAGTCGCAAGAGTTCTTGGTGTAATGAAGAGATCTTTTGATGTATCTCTTTTACTGCAAGGTCCATGACTGTCACCTTTTTATCTAGTTGCTGTAATAGATTGTTTTGGGCTCGTGCATTTTATGATTGTCAGTTTAACGTGGCTTCTGCAGCACTTATTTGCTTTGTGGAACCATCAGGGTTTTTGATGACTAGATTTTTAATTTTCCAAGAATGTTTTGAATTTTCTTCGTCAAACTCGGTTGGTGGAAAATTTATGTCTTGAGAAGAGGATGGACCAAACATGAAACAGGTAGGGATCTCTTTTTGTGGATTGGTATATTTTTCTTGGCTGGAATATTGTACATAGTACTCAAAAGTTTTTCCAGTTGGTTCTCCCAAGAGACCAACATTAGGATCCCCTGATATATATTTTTCTTTAAGGATTTGTTGTGAggattttttgtttttgtttcttttctttGGATAGTCATTTTCATCTGAGTCTGTCATCATACAATTCTCACAGTCACAGATGTCAAAGTACTTGTGTCCTGACTCATCTTTAAATACATATACTGGATCTCCAAGATAGTTAAAGGAATGTATAGGAATATTAAGGTAACTCTCATTTTATTTCATTGGAATGAAAAGTGGAGTGATAGTATTTATTTCAGTACAGAAAATTGGTGGACTCCCTAATTCATTACCCAAATACCCCGAGTATTGGTCAAGGTTATTTAACCTGCGTTGGTTTCCaagtcatcccactccctctctcgagggtcgatttcaaactcaatattgaaggcaccctccctcggttctccctctCGGGTTCAATCTAGGTAGACAACTAGTCTAAATGAGGTGGTCTTACTCCCAACGTAATTGGTTCCCACCAATGATCAAGGGTCATAAGTCAATCACCAACAACAAATAAGACTATAACAAGTGAAATCCTCCAATCTTCCCTAACCAACACTCTAACAACTAATTAAAATGGAATTTAATCAAGTAACTTACACATGTCGGGGTTAAATCGAATCCTAGTAAaaatactactcactaatcattacTAATATAAAACTAATCACATTTATAATTATTCTAAACATAAAATTAAgcataattaataataaagattgtaactttaatcaaatttaatgactaataaacatgaatAAACTAGACTAAACTTGGTAAGATTAATAAAAACTaaaactttgattaatttaagtgAGTAAACTAACTAAAACATAATAATAACGAAAATAACAACAAACAAAAAGGAGAGAAAAAATGATACCAAACTTGAAAGGAAATTGCCTAGATAAGGTGTAATTAGTCTTACATACCCAAAAGATTCAAACTTGAACACTATAATTAATCTACTCTAAACTAATTTTTGGAGAGAAAGTTTGGGGAAAACTAGACAAAGAAccctaaaaattttgaaaaatgggAGCTCTCTAATTTTGAGATAGCTTGAAGTCTGACTCGTTACCACTTTCATGTCGTCCGAACAGGTAACAACCTCCAAAACTCCCTCCATCTCTGGATGCCAGTTATCGAGCAAGTTTGGCGCACCTGGCCTTCATAATTGCTAGGGTTAAACCGGGAAATAGCGGTGCTTAGTTTGGATGGATCAACAACTATTTCCTTCTTTCCTACGTTCTTTAGGGCCTCAGTTAGCACATCATTTTACTCAATAAGGCAAGCTATCTGATCAATTCTCATCATTGCAACCGTTTTATTAGCAGCCTCTACCGCACCGTTTGTCTGTGGTCGATagggtgacgacttgtggtgcttTATCTTATACTTCTGAAGTATAGTTTCAGTTTCAGCTTGAAAATGAGTCCCGTGATCACTGATGAACTCATGTGGTACTCCATATCgacaaatgatttcattctgaatgaattTTGCCACTTGCTCCGCCTTGAGTTCTCTATAATACTTAGCTTCTACCCATTTCGTGATGAAGTCGATTGCAACAAGGATAAAGCAATGTCCACCCATTCCGGATGGGTTTAACTTTCTAATAATATCGATCCCAGGTTGAAAAtagccagggtgacgtcatgatATACAACATAGAGGGTGGTACATGGTGAACATTTGCAAAAATCTAGCAGTTCTGGCAATACCTGACATATCTGCGATAATCCGTGTCCATGGTTGTCCAATAGTAACCCAACCTCTTGATCTTTCTCGGCGGTCAATTTATCAACACATCGCAACAAAACACCTTGGGCCATTCTTTTGTATAACTGGCCATCATCAGTCTTAACAAATTGGGATGCCAATATTCTCAAGGCACGCTTCCCTCGTGCATCAAGGTCAATAGGACATTCTCCCATTTCTTTGTACCTTATAATAGCCATATACCAAGTCTCCGCTTCGCTTTCTTCGGTATCATCAATTGCATTCACATAAGAGGGTGACGATCTCCTTTCGACAGAAATTGGCATACGGTCCATATACTCGGGAATATTGATTAACGCGGCTAGTTTTGATAGTGCATCTGCAAATTGATCTTCATCTCCCGAAAGATGAACATGTTTGACATCATCGAAGTATCGTTCTAATTCTTCGATCCTTGCTTGGTATGAggccaaactatcacttttgatttTCCACGACATAAATACGTTTTTGATCACGAGGGAGGAGTCCCCGTGTACCAAAAGCTTCTTCACGCCCAAATCGAGCGCGCTACGCAAGCCCAAAAAATATGCCTCATATTCTGCGACATTATTCGTCACGTTAAAGTCAAATTTGATTGAAACCGGAATGTGTTCCCCCTTCGGGGATATTAGGAGAATTCCGACCCCGTATCCCATATAATTCGGTGCTctatcaaagtataggtcccacacATCATCTTCTATATGAATCACGTCTTCGTCGGGAAATGTCCAAGTATCCCATATCTCAACTTCTTCGATTGGGTTGTCATCAAGGAAATCGGCTACTACCCTTCCCTTAATTGCTTTTAAGGGTTCCTATTTGAGATAAAACTCGGATAGCATAAGAGTCCATCTCAACATTCTACCATTGAGCAGCCATTTTTCAAACAGGTACTTGATTGGATCCATCTTCGAATAGGCATTCACACTGTAAATGAGCATATAGTCTCTTAACTTCTTGGTTGCCCAGACTAGGGCCAAGCACGTCTTTTCTACAGGTGTGTACTTTTCTTCATATTCTGAGAACTTTTTAGTAATGTAGTAAATAACCCTTTCTTATTTGTCGACAGTTTGGGCTAGCATAGCCCCCTATTGCGGTATCTGTTGCAGTTAGATACAACGATAAAGGTAGCTCAGATACAGGTTAGCTCAAAACTGGCGGTGTGGTTAGAACTTCCCTGACTTTTTCAAATGCGGCCTGACATTGATCATCCCATATTTCATGTCCCCGTCCCTCAATTTCTTAAAGATCGGCTCGCATATCATTGTTAACTTAGCAACAAATTGGCTTATGTACTATACACGGCCTAGAAACCCTTGGATTTGCTTCTCGTTCTCGGGATGAGGTATTTCCATGATGGATTTAATCTTTGACGGGTCAACTttgatgccacggtggctaacgatgtggccAAAATTTTTGCCACAAGTAACTCCAAATGCGTATTTCTGCGGGTTAAATCTCATCTTGTATTTTCGTAACCTCTCGAAAAACTTTCTAAAAGCTTTGAGATGACCACTATGCTCTTTTGAGTTCACGATCTTGTCATCGACATAAAATTCTTCTTTTTTtcgcatcatgtcatgtagcaacgtCGTTGCTGTTCTTTGATATGTCGTCCCGGCATTTATCAAACTAAAGGGCATCATCGTGTAACAATAGGTACCCCACTGTGAGGGAAAGACTGTTTTGTGCATATCTTTTTCGGTCATCTTTATCTGATTGTAGCCAACATACCCATCCACGAAAGATAAGAGGGCATGATTGGCGGTATTGTCTACCAAGATATCAATGTAAGGTAGAGGGAAATCGTCATTTCGACGATTTTCCTTGTTCAGGTCATGAAAATCTACGCAAACTCAAACTTTCCCGTATTTCTTCGGCACTGGCACCACCTTAGCAACCCAATTTGAGTATTATGACACTTTGAtaaacccgactttgaattgtttgttAATTTCTTCTTTGACTTTTAAGGACCACTCGGTTCACATTCTGTGTAGCTTCTGTTTCACTGGCTTAAAACCCAGTTTAATTGGGATTCGATGTTCCGCTATTTTCCTGTCGTTTCCCGGCATATCTTTATAAGACCATGCAAATACATCCTTGAACTCACCCAAAAGATCAACAAACCCTTGCCTTTCTGTAGGATCTAAGGTACAACCTAGTTTGAGCTCTTGCGGTTCTATCAAGGTTCCTACATTGATTTTTTCGGTATCCTCGACCATCAGATTTTTCTGATCATATTCCTCTAACCCTTTAACCAGTTGTGGAGGTGGTTCAAGCTCATCATTATCTTCAACCTATTTGTCTTTGACCTCATTCTCAATGTCATTACTAAAACAATCATTTTAAAAAAtcgaattgcaatgtaaataaaacgAACCGTAAGCAAACTGGgttttattattattgatttgaaactgCACAAATTGCGCCAACATTTGAGCCAACTAATCAGATGTGAGCGGCAATATAGCAGCATTTGGAACATGCCTTAAAATGCTAAGACTAGGAAGGGGTAAATGAGAAGGAAAGACTGGGAAATGGGTGTTTTCAACActtgactccttagactcaaccCTATGACTCAGATCAGACTCAGAATCAGATCCAGAATCATCATCCGGCTTAAACATTTCGCCCTATTCAGTGGTCAGCTTGAATAATAATCCTTTATTGTCGGTCCACTTTATGGTTTTTCGCCATCCCGGgctagtcctctgaggatctacatcgatgatgagggtagatggatcaAACCTTTCAATTTGTAGAATCATATtcaccaaatcttcgtttggcaCATCTGGCTTCCtttcttccccaaagaggagaccCATGGCCCTTTCATCAGCAATAGGTGTGGGTTCAGTCTTAGCCGACATCACGGTTAAGATATCTTCGGGAACGTAACAACACTCTTGGAATATTCAATTCTTGGGACCATTTGGTTTCTCTTCGAGTCAAAAATGGTTCCGGGAAAATAAACGATTTCTTCCCCCTCTCTTACGAAATGGCCGTTCAAGGTGGGGTAGAACGACCTCATTTTTAAGTCTCGATCTTCGATCGATCTTCCCCTTTTCTTTAGGAAATCTTCTTCAGTTGGCTCATATCCGAGCCCAAACATTATACTCTTAGCCATAGGGGTTCCTAGCTTTAGTGTGTTCTCTCTTAGAGGGTACACAGAGAGACCAAAGTACTTTCCTGTCTTGTGAATTACTTCGAAACATGACTTCCCATATATAGATCCACGTTCTCCAAGTCGGGATTTGCTTCAACCAATATTAACAACTTCGAAACCACATGAATTACTGATGACGTCAGTCCTCACTTCGGAAGCAACGTCCCTTCTAGCTACCACTATTGGGGTAGCATCGATTGTGATGGCTTCGCCATCAAGTGGAattttgatttttcgatgcaaTGTTGAAGTCACGGCCCTTGCAGCATGGATCTAGGGCCTTCCCAGCAATAAATTGAAAGATGAGCCCACATCTATAACTTGGCAACTTATCTTATTTTCTACTAGCCCAGTTCGAACCACTAGATTGACAAGCCCAACCACTCGACGCACTCTGCCATTGAATGCTCGAACCGTTTGTGTAGTGGAAACAAAATCATTCTTCTCGAGGCCTAGGATATGAGCCGTTTTTAGTGGAAGCACATTGACAGCGGATCCATCATCAACAAGAGTCATAGGAATGTGTTTGTTGAGACACACTACAACAATATATAGGGCTAAGTTGTGTTGAGGCCCGAATGGCGCGTGGTAGATCTTCGTCGGAAAACGTCACGGCATAAGCTAGCCGCGGCCGGTTTGGAGCAACATAAGAGACCATGTCGTTGGGAGTAGCGTTCGATGATACGTTCATGTTCATCAAGGCTTGCAATAAATCTTGACGATGTCCAAACGAACTCAACATAAGTTGCCAAATGGATACAACGACCTTAgacttttggagttgcttgataaGGGAAGCCtctgaggtcgacccttcaccaagaacctcGACTGTTGCAGGCTCTTTAGAGGACGTCTTTTCCGGAACATCCTTAGAATTAGAGGCATGGCTAGCCTTCTCCACCTAATATGGGCACCCCAAACGAGTCAAGTGGTTAGACTCGAGAGCATCGTTTCTCACTTtcaagatttcttcttgggtatgCGGAATAACGGCACCTTTGGCAAGGTATACATCATGATGTAAAATAACCACGAGTTttaccaaattgatgtaaaactACTAAAATTTTTATGTTTGgtttttattaataaaattgcagcggaattaacGTGTTTTTGGTGTTTTTTATATGATAGATGCACGAAAAATAAAaggatatgaattagttgtgaaaatcCGCAAGACCCCTAAACTAAAGCTAGGATATGACTTGAACaactctcctccctcgcaaggaactcAAAATTGAACACGAATGGTgcctctcacctcgcaaggatcgaataacactaaaatctcaacctcgcaaggaagaaataAGGAACTTATAACTCGCAAGCAAAAAGCACACAACAAGAAACTCTTATATTAATTGTAAAACTCCAATTATCTAAAACATAATACatagtctctatttatactaattagaCAAACTAGAAGCTCCTCTAACTTCCTAAAACACACTAGGAAATAACTGCCTAAAACAAATTTACCATAAAGCACAATTGCCTTATTTCAACCTTGCTAAGATTAGGAAATAAA
The Silene latifolia isolate original U9 population chromosome 11, ASM4854445v1, whole genome shotgun sequence genome window above contains:
- the LOC141614472 gene encoding uncharacterized protein LOC141614472; protein product: MMPFSLINAGTTYQRTATTLLHDMMRKKEEFYVDDKIVNSKEHSGHLKAFRKFFERLRKYKMRFNPQKYAFGVTCGKNFGHIVSHRGIKVDPSKIKSIMEIPHPENEKQIQGFLGREPLKAIKGRVVADFLDDNPIEEVEIWDTWTFPDEDVIHIEDDVWDLYFDRAPNYMGYGVGILLISPKGEHIPVSIKFDFNVTNNVAEYEAYFLGLRSALDLGVKKLLVHGDSSLVIKNVFMSWKIKSDSLASYQARIEELERYFDDVKHVHLSGDEDQFADALSKLAALINIPEYMDRMPISVERRSSPSYVNAIDDTEESEAETWYMAIIRYKEMGECPIDLDARGKRALRILASQFVKTDDGQLYKRMAQGVLLRCVDKLTAEKDQEVGLLLDNHGHGLSQICQVLPELLDFCKCSPCTTLYVVYHDVTLAIFNLGSILLES